From the genome of Monomorium pharaonis isolate MP-MQ-018 chromosome 1, ASM1337386v2, whole genome shotgun sequence:
TGCAGATCTCTATAAGGTTGACTACATTCTCGTGTTTCAGCAATTGTAATATCTTTATCTCTCGTAATGCCGTAATGGGAAACTGTAATGAgagtgtaaaaatatatataagataaaactgtaaaatttagaatatatcatgcgtaaactttattttactaaaatagaaaataaaataagaaaacattgttcatattaaattaatgcaaagcttttatacaaagtttatgatataatacagACCTGTAGGTTGTACTTTTCAGCCAATTTTCTCAATAGTCATCTCTACTCATCTTGTTTTGTAGCTTCTTGACCAATGCCATGAGCAGCCTAAAAGCTACAAAATGAACCAAGTGGGACTGTCAAGAAAATTGGCTGAAAAGTACAACCTAGTCACAAGCCTGGTATATGCCATATGCCAAGATAACCTTGACCAATCTTGGAATTgatcacacacacaaagtaaACTTACACCTTCTTTCTCATTGTCCATTAATACTTTCTTCATTGCAACAAACTTCTTATTTGTTTTCTTGTCCTTAGCTTTGAATACCTCTCTGTGAGAAAAGATCAGatacaaattagaaaattatgaaaatcaGAAGTTTACAAAGAGTACAACAGGTTTATGCTTATTAATCGTGAAATTCATAACTGCGTTACTACAAGTAATGGCTCGTACACACCGTACCTTAAGTCGTAGATATaagataaatagaaatataacggacaatacgaataaaattatttctgcatTAAATTCGAACGAACGCgttgaaatttgaaatgttaGATAAATCTCTCGGTAGTTGAAAACCTTAAACACTGCAATGACTAAAGTAAAATTGTTACTCACCCGAAGGTACCCTGGCCAATTTTCGCAACTTTTTCATATTTGGTGGATTCGTCGCAATATGGAAAATCGAAATCCTCGATGtatttctccttttctttcgTATTCATTGTAATTACGTGCACGACAAacgtaaaaaggaaaaatccACTgcgggagagagaaaaacgaAGTCACAGTACCAAGTAAACCAACAGGAATGAACAAGAAACAACAGGAAAAagtcttcttcttcttaaaAGGCCCCTGATGAATTTCCGAAGGAAAGCGTCAGCGACTATTGACAATTCGACAGAGCTATGAAGATGAACTAGATGAAGGAGAACGAATGGTGGCAGGTAAAGTGCTGTCCTCTCGGGTGCTCTCGGGTAATACTTTGAAGCATTCGATTGACCAATCgaaacaaagaattttctaaattgaccaatcaaaacaTTTAGAAGTGACGAAAAAGTGAGAGCAGCAAGCGAGAGTCTCTTTTCGATGAGTTTTACAACTCCGGGCAGTCGCGCGATTTGGAGTTTGACTTTCTCAGGCACAAAGCAATTCCCATCTCAGAAATTTGGCGACCGCCATCCTTAACATCTGACAAACTGTCAAATGGCAATTGCACTTGTGCACTTGTAATTACGTTCGCGCGCGGTTGAGAAATGGCAGCGGAAATAAAGCCCGCCCCGGGAGTGAATCATGACAGATTCAGCAGCAGCCACAAGCCGGTTCTTCTGTCAAAATTGGAGGGCTGCAGCGATGACGTTAACGCGGCTATCATTATTCCGCGAGAAGAGGGTGTAATCAGTGTTTGCGATGATAGGTACCTACGCAGATTTTCTTTGAGAAAGCACACTctgcatattattatatctctttACGTTATTCTCCTCGTCATTTTCGATCCAGAAATTGACTAGAATGaacggaattttttatttcctttgtGAACATTgtgcgtaattttttttacgtggaCACACCTTGAACCTGTTTTTCTATtttgcgtgtgtgcgtgcgttcGTGCGAGCAGATGAACGAACGAATATGAGTATAAttcttatatctatatattaaattacattggTATCAGAACATTTGGAACCTAtctcaaataattaatgtgtatAAGGAATTCTGATATGCTCATATTCGCGTATGTGTGGCAATGTAAAAATGTGTACGCAcgtgcgctctctctctctctctctttctctctctcgcacatacattattgtataatacacATTCAAAGTAAAACTCTTATAATGTGACTTGATTGAAACAATTCTCTGATTGTTTGTTTTGACTCATTTTTTGCAGGACAGTTAGAGTATGGCTAAAGCGGGATTCTGGTCATTATTGGCCAAGCATTTGTCAATACATGCCAGCAGGTGCTACCTCTATGCATTATTGTGTGGAAACAAGACAACTGTTTATAGGTCTGGATAATGGGAGCATCAATGTATGTTGCATTATCTTTATTCTGTCACCATGGccatctttataattttatacacacacacacacacacacatacacacacacacacacacacacaaatatatatcactTGGCTTTTCGATTACAGGAATTTGTTTTGGAGCAAGATTACAATCGAATGACAGCCATGCGTGATTATTTGGCGCATCAAGCAAGAGTCACAGGAATCATTTTTGCAGCAGATTTTGAATGGGTCCTGAGTATAGGTcgtgataaattatttcaattacacAGTTCCGAGACAGGACAGAAATTGGGCTCGTATCAAACAGATGCGTGGTATACCGCTCTACAGTATCCTTTTTGTGTAAAGTATAACTCGTGCACAAGTGATTATATTTGCTATGCAAAACTTAACTTATGTACAGATTTGATGCACAATCCAAACACGCTTTCGTAGGAGACTACTCTGGTCAGATAGCCATGTTAAAGCTGGACAATAATGGTGTTACCTTCATCACTACGTTAAAGGCACACACAGGAAGTATCCACACATTAGCATGGGATTCAGAAAAACAATTGCTATTTTCCGGAAGTTTTGATCAAAGCATTATTGTTTGGGACATCGGAGGTCGCCAAGGTACCGCTTACGAGCTTCAGGGACACCAGTAAGCATGCATACgaaattctttcaatttttctttagtaATATTTGCGAGGTGAtattactctctctctctctgtataaGATTACTTTCGGGACACGCTCTAAAAAAGGGGGAAACAAATCTTTCAGTAACAAGGTAACAGCGTTATGCTACGCGAATGTCGAACGCATGCTCTTGTCCGGAGGCGAGGACGGCGTAATCGTCTGTTGGAATATGGCTGCGAACAGGAAGGAAACCGCGGCATGGGTCGAATCTGACATTTGTCAGGTATACGAATCTTTCGAAGACTTTTACTCTAGTACGAATCGACGGGCTGACGATTATTTGCAACGACATTGCTCTAAAAATGCTTTTATCGAAATTTCGACAGGCTTGCGGACGACCCTTTTTCTGGAATATAAAAGCTATGATGGATCAACGGCAATTGGGATTGAGACAACATCACTGTCGCTATTGTGGTCGCGCCTTATGCGCTCGGTGCACGTCGCAACGGATACCGATACCGGCGATGGGTTTCGAGTTTGAAGTGAGAGTCTGCGATCAATGTCACATACAGCTCAAATCGGAAAAGTGAGTTGCGCGCCAGTCACAAAATCTCTTACATTAGTACACGCATGCCAGTGACTGCGTGTGTCGCGTTGCGAAGCAAAAGTAATCAAATATTCCCTTTGTCTTTCCTTAGCCAATCGTCGCTGGCCTCTTTTCATGATGCCAAGCACAGTGTCGTCGGGATGGATTTGGACGCTCCTAGGCGAAGATTATTGACTATCGGCCAAGATCGC
Proteins encoded in this window:
- the LOC105835399 gene encoding WD repeat and FYVE domain-containing protein 2; its protein translation is MAAEIKPAPGVNHDRFSSSHKPVLLSKLEGCSDDVNAAIIIPREEGVISVCDDRTVRVWLKRDSGHYWPSICQYMPAGATSMHYCVETRQLFIGLDNGSINEFVLEQDYNRMTAMRDYLAHQARVTGIIFAADFEWVLSIGRDKLFQLHSSETGQKLGSYQTDAWYTALQFDAQSKHAFVGDYSGQIAMLKLDNNGVTFITTLKAHTGSIHTLAWDSEKQLLFSGSFDQSIIVWDIGGRQGTAYELQGHHNKVTALCYANVERMLLSGGEDGVIVCWNMAANRKETAAWVESDICQACGRPFFWNIKAMMDQRQLGLRQHHCRYCGRALCARCTSQRIPIPAMGFEFEVRVCDQCHIQLKSENQSSLASFHDAKHSVVGMDLDAPRRRLLTIGQDRVIKIWDVSALFQ